One Phaseolus vulgaris cultivar G19833 chromosome 11, P. vulgaris v2.0, whole genome shotgun sequence genomic window carries:
- the LOC137809007 gene encoding uncharacterized protein: MAAAPEKNNANKAEHEGGGAKKTYSPYDLNASDNPGNIITQVQLCGENYDEWARAVKISLRARRKWGFIDGTHIQPEDEAPDLEDWWTVQSMIVSWILNTIEPSLRSIVAYAETAHNLWEDIKERFSVVNGPRIQQLRSDLSRCKQEGMMVATYFGKLKVLWDELANSDKIPSCTCGGCKCGIGAQLEKRREEEKVHQLLMGLDDASYGTVRSNILALDPLSSLNRVYAILVQEERVRMMAKSTEERGLVVGLAMQANYKEKGRGDMVEKLMTCSHCDQKVKANGTAGDAKGCETKVTRHVQMWHTLVEATVKPTMTTINLRCGASNHMTGSLENLSEKETIQGCPVGLPDGERVLACEQGTVTLEEGLELKNDCTSRTLIGAGERKDGLYWYRGVRKTQACHVKMENQLALWHQRLGHPSFKIVQMLPDISGKFASSNLDECIVNQPIASLILAKEDATLTDDFDHTINDSDPCIEASTLPADPLPRPTETAPSVSSPPLTVAVPLGRGHRAKLPSVRLRDFVAATTIPSSPSVPSPPSTESSGNNGTAIQCFKGYLNQCFHMKDLGRLKYFLGLKLFAPPTESSFVKGNMP; this comes from the exons ATGGCAGCTGCACCAGAAAAGAATAATGCCAACAAAGCAGAGCACGAAGGAGGAGGTGCTAAGAAGACCTACTCGCCATATGATCTCAACGCGAGTGACAATCCCGGAAACATAATCACGCAAGTCCAATTGTGCGGAGAAAATTACGACGAATGGGCAAGAGCAGTAAAGATCTCGCTTCGTGCCCGGAGAAAATGGGGCTTCATTGATGGAACACATATccaaccagaggatgaggcaccCGACCTTGAAGATTGGTGGACCGTGCAGTCCATGATTGTCTCTTGGATTCTAAACACCATTGAACCAAGCTTACGATCCATAGTAGCATATGCTGAGACTGCACATAACTTGTGGGAAGACATTAAAGAAAGATTTTCGGTCGTGAATGGACCTAGAATTCAACAACTAAGGTCGGACTTGTCAAGATGCAAGCAGGAGGGAATGATGGTGGCAACTTACTTTGGAAAATTGAAGGTCCTTTGGGATGAGCTTGCTAACAGTGACAAAATTCCATCTTGTACGTGTGGTGGATGCAAGTGTGGGATTGGTGCTCAGTTGGAAAAACgaagggaggaggagaaggttcATCAACTCCTTATGGGGTTGGATGACGCAAGCTACGGGACAGTAAGATCAAACATTCTGGCCTTAGACCCATTGTCGTCTCTGAACCGCGTATATGCTATattggtacaagaagaaagagtgagaatgatggccaaatcaacggaagaaagggggttggtcgtgggtctcgcgatgcaggccaactacaaagaaaaagggcGTGGAGATATGGTAGAAAAATTAATGACGTGCAGTCATTGCG ACCAAAAAGTGAAGGCAAATGGAACGGCAGGGGACGCCAAGGGATGCGAAACAAAGGTAACCCGACACGTGCAAATGTGGCACACGCTAGTGGAAGCAACAGTCAAGCCAACAATGACGACAATAAACTTGAGATG TGGGGCATCAAACCATATGACCGGGTCACTGGAAAATTTGAGTGAAAAGGAAACTATACAAGGGTGCCCCGTGGGGTTACCCGATGGTGAACGTGTTCTAGCTTGCGAACAGGGAACAGtgactcttgaagaaggacttgaattgaaaaat GATTGCACTTCGAGGACGCTGATTGGAGCAGGTGAACGGAAAGATGGGCTTTATTGGTATCGTGGGGTACGGAAGACTCAAGCATGTCATGTCAAGATGGAAAATCAACTAGCACTTTGGCACCAAAGATTAGGACATCCGTCATTTAAGATTGTGCAAATGCTTCCTGATATAAGTGGGAAAT TTGCCTCCTCAAACCTAGATGAATGCATCGTCAACCAACCCATTGCATCTCTCATCCTAGCCAAGGAGGATGCTACCCTCACAGATGACTTCGACCACACTATCAACGACTCTGATCCGTGCATAGAAGCCTCGACGCTACCCGCGGATCCACTACCGCGTCCGACGGAGACGGCGCCGTCGGTTTCTTCACCACCGCTGACGGTCGCGGTTCCCCTTGGGCGAGGGCATCGCGCGAAGCTGCCTTCTGTACGGTTACGCGATTTTGTCGCAGCCACCACGATACCGTCAAGCCCCTCTGTTCCGTCACCTCCTTCAACAGAATCCTCAG